A single genomic interval of Oryzias latipes chromosome 3, ASM223467v1 harbors:
- the LOC101168692 gene encoding prepronociceptin: MRTVVALLFLCLCDPGHSDCQADCLSCNNILSKHLSFDPTVCLIECEGNLSPSFYWNFCQTTLTSPISTINSSIKKRSREEAEALFPKEDEQMEEDLLLPLALQRFDHVTRALGINEKDLGDESNQLNTAYKSLNALSLENEYDEQEGEDANVAGREKGDAGFSKRFGGFVKGRHGYRRLMSPGRSYQKRYGGFIGIRKSARKWNNQKRFSEFLKQYLGMSTRATEFNSLSEDLTEQNEV; this comes from the exons ATGAGGACGGTGGTGGCTCTGCTGTTTCTCTGCCTGTGTGATCCTGGACACAGTGACTGCCAGGCGGACTGTCTGTCCTGCAACAACATCCTGTCCAAACATCTCAGTTTTGACCCCACG GTATGTCTCATTGAATGTGAGGGAAACCTCTCCCCTTCCTTCTACTGGAACTTCTGCCAAACAACCCTAACATCCCCCATTTCCACCATCAACAGCAGCATTAAGAAAAGATCTCGAGAGGAAGCTGAAGCTCTGTTTCCTAAAGAAGACGAGCAGATGGAGGAGGATCTTCTCCTACCACTAGCATTGCAAAGGTTTGATCATGTAACCCGGGCACTAGGCATAAATGAAAAGGACCTGGGTGATGAGAGCAACCAGCTGAACACGGCCTACAAATCCTTAAATGCTTTGTCTCTTGAAAATGAATATGACGAGCAGGAGGGAGAAGATGCTAATGTGGCAGGAAGAGAAAAAGGAGATGCAGGTTTCTCCAAAAGGTTTGGCGGCTTCGTAAAAGGAAGACACGGCTACAGGAGGCTGATGTCTCCAGGAAGATCATATCAGAAGAGGTACGGCGGCTTTATTGGCATCCGGAAGTCAGCTCGCAAGTGGAACAACCAAAAGCGCTTCAGTGAGTTCCTCAAGCAGTATTTGGGGATGAGCACCCGGGCCACAGAGTTCAACAGCCTGTCAGAAGACCTCACCGAACAGAATGAAGTTTAG